The following coding sequences are from one Sphaeramia orbicularis chromosome 11, fSphaOr1.1, whole genome shotgun sequence window:
- the LOC115428263 gene encoding H-2 class I histocompatibility antigen, Q9 alpha chain-like, translated as MKSLFLLLILGIVLNEAAARIHSLKYFYTSSSQVPNFPEFVTVGLVDDVQMDYYDSKTMKAEAKQEWMNKVTADDPQYWERNTGNCLNAQQVFKVSIENIKPRFNQTGGAHIYQRMYGCEWDDETKEVNGFTQWGYDGEDFVSLDLKEEIFVAPVPQAVITKHKWENIQGYIAREKNYYTQICPEWLKKYVEYGRNSLMRTDRPTVSFLQKSPTAPVTCHATGFYPNRAAMHWKKDGVEIHDNVDMGEILPNNDGTFQMSIDLSSVKLDDETKYECVFQLSGVDDITHELKKEVIKTNEKTATVTIIIVIALVVLCTLILAGVGLFIYKKKNVKRPPSPVSDPEVEQELNPKV; from the exons ATGAAGAGTTTATTTCTTCTTTTAATCCTGGGAATTGTCCTGAATGAGGCAGCAGCAA GGATTCATTCTCTGAAGTATTTCTACACCTCGTCGTCTCAAGTCCCAAACTTCCCAGAGTTTGTGACTGTTGGGTTGGTTGATGATGTTCAGATGGATTACTATGACAGCAAGACCATGAAAGCAGAAGCCAAACAGGAGTGGATGAACAAAGTCACAGCAGATGATCCACAGTACTGGGAGAGGAACACTGGAAATTGTCTGAATGCCCAGCAGGTCTTCAAAGTCAGCATTGAGAATATAAAGCCGCGTTTCAACCAGACTGGAG gTGCCCACATTTACCAGAGGATGTACGGCTGTGAATGGGATGATGAGACTAAAGAGGTCAATGGATTCACTCAGTGGGGTTATGATGGAGAAGACTTCGTATCATTAGACCTGAAGGAAGAGATATTTGTTGCTCCAGTACCACAGGCTGTCATCACCAAACACAAGTGGGAAAATATCCAAGGTTACATCGCACGAGAGAAGAACTATTACACCCAGATCTGTCCTGAGTGGCTGAAGAAGTACGTGGAGTATGGAAGGAACTCTCTGATGAGAACAG ATCGTCCCACAGTGTCCTTCCTGCAGAAGTCTCCCACCGCCCCAGTCACCTGTCACGCTACAGGTTTCTACCCCAACAGAGCCGCGATGCACTGGAAGAAAGACGGAGTGGAAATCCATGACAACGTTGACATGGGCGAGATCCTCCCCAACAACGACGGAACCTTCCAGATGAGCATTGACCTTTCATCGGTCAAACTGGACGACGAGACCAAGTACGAGTGTGTGTTTCAGCTCTCAGGTGTTGATGACATCACCCACGAACTGAAGAAAGAAGTGATCAAGACCAACG AGAAGACCGCTACCGTgaccatcatcatcgtcattgcGTTAGTTGTTCTCTGTACCTTGATCCTTGCTGGTGTTGGACTCTTCATTTACAAAAAGAAGAATG tcaaacgtCCTCCATCTC CTGTAAGCGACCCTGAGGTTGAGCAGGAACTGAATCCTAAAGTCTGA
- the LOC115428264 gene encoding proteasome subunit beta type-7-like, with protein MALSNILETPAAGFNFDNVVRNAALEGLLEEQPPKPLKTGTTIAGLIFKDGVVLGADTRATSSEVVADKMCAKIHYIAPNIYCCGAGTAADTEKTTELLSSNLTIFSLNSGRNPRMVMAVNILQDMLYRYHGNIGANLILGGVDCTGNHLYTVGPWGSVNKVPYLAMGSGDLAALGILEDRFKHDLELEEAKELVRAAIHAGIMCDLGSGNNIDICVITRKGVDYIRPYQESAYKDTRKIKYKYRPGTTPVLTQKVVPLKLEVVQETVQQMDTA; from the exons ATGGCGCTCTCAAATATCCTCGAAACTCCAGCTGCTGGGTTTAATTTCGACAACGTTGTAAG AAACGCTGCATTAGAGGGTCTTTTGGAAGAGCAGCCACCTAAACCTCTGAAAACAGGCACCACAATAGCAGGCTTGATTTTCAAG GATGGGGTGGTGCTGGGAGCAGATACAAGAGCAACTTCCAGTGAAGTGGTGGCCGACAAGATGTGCGCCAAGATCCATTACATTGCTCCAAATATATA TTGCTGTGGAGCAGGTACAGCAGCAGATACAGAGAAGACCACAGAGCTTCTGTCCTCCAACCTCACCATCTTCTCTCTGAACAGTGGGAGGAATCCTCGCATGGTCATGGCTGTCAACATACTCCAGGACATGCTGTACAG GTATCATGGGAATATTGGAGCCAATCTTATACTGGGAGGAGTGGACTGCACTGGAAATCACTTATACACAGTGGGACCATGGGGGAGTGTAAATAAAGTGCCCTACCTTGCAATGG GATCTGGTGATCTGGCTGCTCTTGGTATTCTAGAGGACAGATTCAAACATGATCTGGAG CTGGAGGAAGCCAAAGAGCTGGTGCGTGCTGCGATCCATGCCGGCATCATGTGTGACCTGGGCTCAGGCAACAACATTGACATATGTGTTATCACCAGGAAAGGAGTTGACTACATCCGACCCTATCAGGAGTCAGCGTACAAAGACACCAG gaagattaaatataaatatcGTCCAGGCACAACCCCGGTTCTGACACAGAAAGTCGTCCCCTTAAAGCTGGAGGTTGTACAGGAGACTGTGCAGCAGATGGATACAGCCTGA
- the psmb8a gene encoding proteasome subunit beta type-8 — MALFEVSGFRSYSEVRGRQTHLADRTNHYNFGTKTQEFAVPVGVDPSGFLKTCNHDGGVCIDMNHGTTTLAFKFRHGVIVAVDSRASAGRYLASNDVNKVIEINPYLLGTMSGSAADCQYWERLLAKECRLYRLRNNHRISVAAASKLLCNMMLGYRGMGLSVGSMICGWDKQGPGLYYVDDNGTRLSGRMFSTGCGNGYAYGVIDSGYREDMTVEEAYELGRRGIAHATHRDAYSGGVVNMYHMQEDGWIKVCKEDVSELIHRYRKGMF; from the exons ATGGCTCTCTTTGAGGTGAGTGGGTTCAGGTCTTATTCTGAGGTCCGAGGCAGACAGACGCATCTCGCTGATCGAACCAACCACTACAACTTTGGAACCAAAACGCAGGAGTTTGCAGTACCTGTGGGTGTAGAT CCATCAGGGTTTCTCAAGACCTGTAACCATGATGGAGGTGTGTGTATTGACATGAACCATGGTACGACCACCCTGGCTTTCAAGTTCAGACATGGGGTCATTGTGGCTGTGGACTCCAGAGCCTCAGCTGGACGATACTTAG CATCCAATGACGTAAACAAGGTCATAGAAATCAACCCCTACCTCCTTGGCACGATGTCAGGTAGTGCTGCGGACTGTCAGTACTGGGAGAGACTCCTGGCCAAAGAATGCAG GCTTTACAGGCTGAGGAACAACCACAGGATCTCTGTGGCCGCTGCCTCCAAACTTCTGTGCAACATGATGCTAGGATACAGAGGCATGGGCCTGTCTGTGGGAAGCATGATCTGTGGATGGGACAAACAG GGTCCTGGTCTCTACTATGTGGATGATAATGGAACACGTCTGTCTGGACGTATGTTCTCTACCGGCTGTGGAAACGGTTATGCCTATGGTGTGATAGACAGCGGTTACAGAGAGGACATGACCGTCGAGGAGGCGTATGAACTGGGCCGTCGAGGCATCGCTCACGCTACACACCGAGACGCCTACTCTGGAGGAGTGGTCAATA TGTACCACATGCAAGAGGACGGCTGGATAAAGGTGTGTAAGGAAGATGTGTCAGAGCTGATCCACCGCTACAGAAAAGGAATGTTCTGA